Sequence from the Ziziphus jujuba cultivar Dongzao chromosome 9, ASM3175591v1 genome:
CATGGTTAGCTCAGCTTCCCGCAGCTTCATGATAGAACAGAagctatatattatattactgATTCGCTTATTTCTACTTGGTCATTACTTTTTGAGCAAGGTATATATCTCTCCTTTATGATCGAATTGACAATgtttattatagtttttttcttattattattattattattattctatttttgggTATAAAATGTATACTATATTGTTATAAAATGTTACTTAACACTGagtggaaaagaaaatattgtggggaaaaaaaaaatttgatttccaACATGAGTATATATGGATTAAggtgttggtatttattcaaacGACCGATGCATGGTAAGTCTTGTATACTAtacgaggaaaaaaaaaaaaaaaaacaaaaaaaagtcaagAGAGACTCCAAATCTCAATTCATTAACAATGGAGCtaaaaatttatgggtaatTATATGTTGTCATGAGGCAGCTTTCTCATGACAatgttatataattaaaaaacgaGAAGGTGATGTTCTTCAAGTaattgtgaaaaataaaaataaaataaaaataaataaaaataaacagataACCAATTCGATGGCCAGTTGCATCGAATTAAATGAAGGAAAAAGGTCTGAAAACAAGCAGCATAATTCCATTTATTTTAGGATAATCAAAACCTAAAATACATAAGCGGGGTTCACCATCAACTTTGAATGCATATTTATACATGTTTTATATGTAACaggttaaattttatttattttgttttattttataattattattattatttggtaataAGACTGGTTAAAATTGGTCAGCCGTCTGAAAAATATTGCTATATGTATAAACTTATTGTTAGATGACCAAACACCTAGCCTTGACAATAATTTAGATGGCGATCAAACTTTACCAAAAATTCAGAATGGCTTTCTGTTTTTCCCCGGCCTTGAAATGCTGAATCTACATTCTTACCAGCTATGTATATGAACTAAACAAATGGCCTTTGAAATCAttcataacaaaaacaaaatctgatcAAAgcttcattatattttattctcaaAGCCTGTTATTTCTCTCTTGAATTCCATTGAGCCATGGCCCTCAGGAATTCCTTCTTCTTGGCTTTATGCTTTGCCGGTTTTGCATTCTTGAGCAATATCAATGTTGGTTTAGCTGGTCGTCAACTTTTGCAGACAACAACAACTCCAAATTTGCCCAAATTGCCACCATTTCCTTCAATACTAAACTTGCCTCCTTTGCCCACATTACCGACCACACAGCCTTCTCAGCTTCCTAAACCCACTTTGCCTCCTCTTCCCAGCATGCCCACCATTCCCAATCTCCCAAAGCTGAATTTGCCTCCTCTGCCCTCCATCCCCACAATCCCAAACACAATGCCAACCATCCCTTTCTCCTCTCCACCACCAGCAAAAACTAGCCCTTGAAGATTCTCTATGTCAACTCTTGCTATGAAGATTCTCTGTTTCCTCTATATCTTTGTTTGTGTTTGTTTGTCTCTACAGAGTTATTTTGTTATAGTacattggatttattttgatgtggtttaatcaatttaattactaaataaatcaTACGTGAGTTTGgactaaagaaataaaaaaaaaaatttgttattctCTTGTGTTTATTGTATGATTATTGAGATtgtattctatatatattttggcgCAGATGCCACATATATCACACTCTTAGCAGAGTTCTGGAAATTATTttcttgtccttttttttttttgtttcttgccTATCTTCGAATGCCAATCAAACATTATATCATTATGCCTATTCTTGAATTCTAATAGACAATGGAATTAACCATAAAtgttcacaattttttttatcttgtaattttttttcctttaaaaaaaaaaaaattataacactACAACAAACATTAGATTAAACAATGAGAAGTCTATCTGCACAAAAAAGTCGACGTTTTGGTCTGCCATGCGATgatacatttattattaatattaaggacataacaaaaatactaaaaatgaaattacagATATTAATATTACAGAATGACGTTATTTGATATATTAACAAAAGTTAGACAAAAATGTTCGATTGAAAAGCATATGGAAACCTCCCTTCCTCTCGTTTTGCTTCAGCattcaattaaattataaaataaacaatatataattaattatatatatagatattgttACTGTGAAAGATGAAAAAACCAACAAACTTAGCAAGCAAATCATGAAATCAAGTAGATGTGGTAGAgttaacccaaaaaagaaaaaaattggtgCGGTTGAGACTGCAAAATTCATATAATGTGATCACATCTAGTCAGTCGTAGTTTTGATTAATAATGGAAGTTACTTGAGATATCAATTTTTGTATCCTAAATATTTCTCAATAACGACAGCTTCAATACATTTaaagctaaaaataaaaaataaaaaataaaaattggtgaAATGACAACCAATTATGTTTTGGACATTTGCacttctaacaaaaaaaaaacctccaTACTCCATTTTGACattaagttttttaatttttgattgactaaattaatatattatacttATAAAGATATGAATAAATGATATTAAGCTTATAAAATATTACACgttatttgctatattagtttGTAAGCATGATGTTTGTAGCATTATTGGATTTGAAATACCTCTCAAACTTTAATAAGTTCCTTGCAATTCAATGCATTTTCCATTATAGGAACACATGATTTATGTAtggattaagttttgttttgtttttattattattattattattattgtcattattttgttattgaagGTTAGATATTCAAACAATTGATGATTATTTTGGTAAAAGTCAAATTATAGATCTTTGTCAGAAAAACTAGTTATTTTGTCATTAGCATATTCCTCAGTTTCAATAACACACAGAGACATGTATAAATCAAATTGTCGTTTTCCAAATTAATGCATGGTTACACTGAAAACCGgaaatttaaagtttataaCACCTTGTCACGTGGCAGCTTTCCAGGTCTTAATTATCTAACCCCTAGTAACGAGGCCTAGACTCCTAGCAacgatgaaaaattaaattaatacaattatttatcgaaaaaatggaaaaataatataattaacttGATATAATCTTATAATTAGCAAATAAGGACCTGCTGTTCTTTCAGtaagtatttttaaaacttgaaaaaagatattcgttaaaaaaaaggaaaaaaaggcttgaaaaaagttaataaatttgataattcaaTATAtgttaaactaataaaatgaaaaatgttttatttatatattcagacagaacaaataataacattttttatatatcaacataatttttttattttttgtttttgttttttttttttttaacaattaagcCAGAGGAATGTGGGTATGTTGACGTCAGACACAGATAGGAAATGGATAAGATTTTCCTTTGAGGATTGGTGAAA
This genomic interval carries:
- the LOC132799429 gene encoding pre-mRNA polyadenylation factor FIP1-like gives rise to the protein MALRNSFFLALCFAGFAFLSNINVGLAGRQLLQTTTTPNLPKLPPFPSILNLPPLPTLPTTQPSQLPKPTLPPLPSMPTIPNLPKLNLPPLPSIPTIPNTMPTIPFSSPPPAKTSP